A region of Lycium barbarum isolate Lr01 chromosome 3, ASM1917538v2, whole genome shotgun sequence DNA encodes the following proteins:
- the LOC132630834 gene encoding uncharacterized protein LOC132630834, with protein MFRASVIYSGGHWDKFVLLAEFTYNNSYHLSIDMVLFEDLYNRRCRSPIGWFDAFEVRPWGTDMLKKSLDCVKLIQEKYFRAQSRQMEYVEWKVRHLEFMVSDQVLRRIGEVAYEVGLPTSLSSVHLVVHVSMLKKYHSDDSYIIHWDSVLFDQNLFFEEEPVAILDRQVRKLRSKEIALFKVQ; from the exons ATGTTTCGAGCTAGTGTGATTTACtctggtggtcattgggacaagTTTGTACTTTTGGCAGAGTTCACGTACAATAACAGCTATCACTTGAGTATTGACATGGTTCTATTTGAGGATTTATATAATAGGAGATGTCGTtctccgattggatggtttgatgcttttgaggtgagaccttggggtactGATATGTTAAAGAAGTCCTTGGATTGTGTGAAGCTGATTCAAGAAAAGTATTTTAGAGCTCAGAGTAGGCAAATGGAATATGTGGAATGGAAGGTCCGGCATTTGGAGTTCATGGTTAGCGATCAG GTTCTTCGTCGTATTGGTGAGGTTGCTTATGAGGTTGGTTTGCCAACAAGTTTGTCAAGTGTTCATCTGGTGGTCCATGTATCTATGTTGAAGAAATACCATTCAGACGACTCTTATATCATCCACTGGGACTCGGTATTATTTGATCAGAATCTATTCTTCGAGGAGGAGCcggtagctattttggaccggcAAGTTAGAAAGTTGAGATCAAAAGAGATAGCTTTATTTAAGGTGCAATAG